From one Gossypium hirsutum isolate 1008001.06 chromosome D08, Gossypium_hirsutum_v2.1, whole genome shotgun sequence genomic stretch:
- the LOC107929393 gene encoding formyltetrahydrofolate deformylase 2, mitochondrial — protein sequence MALTRRISSSIPHYFGFAERSFKSYKLPGGPSSSSSLTHGIHVFHCPDQVGIVAKLSECIASRGGNILGADIFVPEKKNVFYSRNEFLFDPVKWPREQMDEDFLNLSKLFSATRSVVRVPDLDPKFKIGILASKQDHCLVDLLHRWQEGRLQVEITCVISNHERGPNTHVIRFLERNNIPYHYLNTTKENKREGEILELVLDTDFLVLARYMQILSGNFLRTYGKDVINIHHGLLPSFKGGNPSKQAFDAGVKLIGATSHFVTEELDSGPIIEQMVERVSHRDNLESFVQKSENLERQCLAKAMRSYCKLRVLPYEENRTVVF from the exons ATGGCACTCACAAGACGAATCTCATCAAGCATTCCCCATTATTTTGGATTTGCAGAGAGGTCTTTCAAATCTTACAAATTACCCGGAggtccctcttcttcttcctctctaaCCCATGGCATCCACGTCTTCCACTGCCCC gaCCAAGTTGGGATAGTTGCAAAGCTATCAGAATGCATAGCTTCAAGAGGAGGAAACATACTTGGGGCCGatatttttgtccctgaaaaaaAGAACGTCTTTTATTCCAGAAA TGAGTTTCTTTTTGACCCAGTCAAATGGCCTCGGGAGCAAATGGATGAAGACTTCCTAAATCTTTCAAAACTGTTCAGCGCTACGAGATCCGTTGTCAGGGTCCCTGATCTTGATCCCAAGTTTAAAATTGGTATCCTTGCTTCAAAACAG GACCATTGCCTGGTAGATTTGCTACACCGATGGCAGGAGGGAAGACTTCAAGTTGAAATTACTTGTGTGATAAG TAATCATGAAAGAGGCCCAAACACTCATGTGATACGCTTTCTTGAAAGGAATAATATTCCATATCATTATTTGAACACTACAAAAGAGAACAAAAGAGAAGGGGAGATCTTAGAGTTAGTTCTAGATACTGATTTTCTGGTACTTGCCAGGTATATGCAG ATTTTATCTGGTAATTTTTTGAGGACATACGGGAAGGATGTAATTAACATTCACCATGGCCTTTTGCCATCATTTAAGGGTGGAAATCCATCCAAACAG GCTTTTGATGCGGGTGTGAAATTAATTGGTGCGACAAGTCACTTTGTGACTGAAGAACTTGATTCGGGGCCTATTATTGAACAAAtg GTTGAAAGAGTTTCTCACAGAGACAATTTGGAGAGTTTTGTGCAAAAATCAGAGAACCTCGAGAGGCAATGCCTTGCAAAAGCTATGAGATCATACTGTAAACTGCGAGTGTTGCCATACGAGGAAAACAGGACTGTTGTATTTTAA
- the LOC107929392 gene encoding VAN3-binding protein, with translation METGFYSDWKTGCLLGLENVEEDGVLKAASSFPAIPQPQTPKEPMEFLSRSWSLSASELSKALSQKQKQFEFDHNPSSFPDTIVAPQIAGKVLNSIHARKSGSIGKWFQHHKELGTNTVKKKDKIRAENARVHSAVSVAGLAAGLAALAAAGKPNGTTTGSKMSTALASATQLLASHCIELAELAGADNDRVGSVVKSAVDIQTAGDLMTLTAAAATALRGEAAVRARLPKEAKKNAAISPYERTMTEAYWSPDFLTQMKEPNPPCEGELLQHPRKGVLRWKRVNVYINKKSQVVIKLKSKHVGGAFSKNNKCIVYGVCDETSAWPYRKERETCEELYFGLKTGQGLIEFKCKSKIHKQKWVDGIQNLLRQVSYAKAAELSLEPLSIDNTI, from the exons ATGGAAACTGGGTTTTATTCAGATTGGAAGACTGGTTGTTTGCTCGGGTTAGAGAATGTAGAAGAGGATGGAGTGCTTAAAGCAGCATCGTCTTTTCCAGCTATCCCTCAGCCACAAACACCAAAGGAGCCTATGGAGTTTTTGTCTAGATCATGGTCCTTATCTGCATCTGAACTTTCCAAAGCCCTTTCTCAGAAACAGAAACAGTTCGAGTTCGATCATAATCCAAGTTCATTTCCAGACACAATTGTTGCACCTCAAATT GCTGGGAAAGTCTTGAATTCGATTCATGCTCGAAAAAGTGGATCGATTGGGAAATGGTTTCAACACCACAAGGAATTAGGCACCAACACAGTGAAGAAGAAAGATAAGATACGTGCGGAAAATGCTCGGGTGCACTCTGCTGTTTCGGTTGCAGGACTAGCTGCAGGTTTGGCAGCTTTAGCCGCAGCCGGAAAGCCCAATGGGACAACCACAGGCTCAAAGATGAGCACGGCATTGGCATCTGCAACTCAACTTTTGGCATCACATTGCATTGAATTAGCTGAACTAGCCGGGGCTGATAATGATCGTGTTGGTTCTGTTGTTAAATCAGCCGTTGATATTCAAACTGCTGGTGATCTGATGACTCTCACAGCAGCAGCTGCAACAG CTTTGAGAGGAGAAGCAGCTGTGAGAGCCAGATTGCCAAAAGAAGCAAAGAAAAACGCAGCCATAAGTCCTTACGAGAGGACCATGACAGAAGCTTATTGGTCTCCTGATTTTCTTACTCAAATGAAGGAGCCAAATCCTCCTTGTGAGGGTGAACTATTGCAGCACCCTCGAAAAGGTGTACTGAGATGGAAACGGGTCAACGTCTACATCAACAAGAAATCTCAg GTCGTGATTAAGCTAAAAAGCAAACACGTTGGAGGGGCATTTTCTAAGAATAATAAAT GCATTGTTTATGGAGTTTGTGATGAGACCTCTGCATGGCCATATAGAAAAGAGAGGGAAACCTGTGAGGAACTCTATTTCGGTCTCAAGACAGGACAAGGTCTTATAGAATTCAAGTGTAAAAGCAAGATTCATAAGCAGAAATGGGTCGATGGGATTCAAAATCTTCTCCGGCAAGTCAGCTATGCCAAGGCAGCTGAGCTTTCTCTCGAACCTTTGAGTATCGACAACACCATATAG